One segment of Clavelina lepadiformis chromosome 2, kaClaLepa1.1, whole genome shotgun sequence DNA contains the following:
- the LOC143447160 gene encoding uncharacterized protein LOC143447160 isoform X1: MSEKPSGLKAPSKISKLATKSSGIKPPSSSAKSASAPSGTQEDGDNFIIGDRVLVSGTKPGQVSFLGETQFAPGHWAGVVLDSPVGKNDGCVGGIRYFQCEPLHGVFARPNKLVKAKDTQKNGSAKTPENNKPSVAKPKTSTTKTPKAVALTAANLKAAGVGGSERPKSGIRSPASSIRSLKLGTTSSTRAAPKTGASDIKIGDRVVVGETKIGAVRFIGETEFAKGCWVGIELDEPVGKNDGSVAGKRYFSCTLNHGLFALIHKVQKVGFPATTPSRTKAAVGSAVKKRPGVRSPGSSNASVSSISSISSISKRPAKLRTEVSSRYKQKTAATGVQALQEALEEKQQHVESLMAERDMERNQMMEVNLTAAEKHAQLSKLQEAHENYMKEKEQELDSLRALIEEADRDKVQLSQELEESKRNVEDLQFQVEEGQICKDDLESDLLQLRGRYKEMGSSLHIERNRSTSLQTSLEETRASTVGDKSELDEQQRSLEAANGKIEELSLQLNEAQKEQPKVSEDDSRVFELEEQLVEARAGLEEQEDAIDKMKAKLKSIEEEKLELLNAVQDLESNATDMDELARASEAGAEQIRKLEQDLEDARQKCDGLNSSNAQLQQQLDEILQSSGDSNAQVKSLSETLHAKESKILELQSLLQESASAIKSLKNENDKHVSDSKSSESKIDELLQKNLDFEEKYKMLLSERDNRENELLASLQQDKEQLTNLENEKRTFEAMCGELETKASVFENEVTEIKSKSTEAENEWKLRFDSLEKEKDEAVKLQSGSEEQIVRLSEQLADLHKSHNNTKQMLENMSQQSGQETQHLLEQLNTAQEELTETNRKLKELQQEKDFAQRGLAELEGICSSIKEEKLKLHSQLEESETKLSQFSELKEDEIKELEDAKLILDHNLADALVRHKQETNDKDQHIAELRRSLSIAEEDKTAAFKASDGLQTALDNTKDKNQNLEHDITMKNNDLQNVTNSLNEFEQKYEHLQKESESLTNQIQTLKHNLDSALTSCDELRNNNSSLTRNLEEIQALITEKDTNIAGLETDISALKKNKDEQTAEIIKLKTSLGSLEKTKSGLQDDLARYSELSSESENKLQASLEQIKQFYVEVDSLKAENASREEESSKKLAEAHIEISNLKQDLLKVEEEHRSTVKNFEEATANCDVINGQLQELSGSLHEKEDHLHRMKVERDRLKSLLTESEENSKSDDAQRMKVTDELEQTKSSLSEASKKVNSLQTTLDDSEVARNSLEASLALVEANCAGLNCKLVESNDDVEEKAKIIQALEKEKDLLTIESTKLNESLISSSDKVASLVEENSTKDAELVKIKENLHEKSEQAHNLQQQLDLKSNEQERLNEKVAHLNADMSSMREKLEASVAESEARNQRAVESVNALRNIETEKRTLEEKLKSITEQQGSVEQKSFQYLDKIQTLEKANGQLSSDIELQVDAYQKLQTIFDEIFNERDKLLAKCRDLETTLDNAHQEKLSTETLHRNKVKEMEDRENELQNEIKKNVEAFDTLKQKSEADENTLKLQIDDMDSLMSKLKDSEQRCTELGENVSKHLQDISNLQNEITGRTERQQKQNEEILHLKEICEEKSRTAEKLDKDLSDRNEEFKALVNEKENLQTNLDGLKTMLQETQVKLESYMKENETLNQNLNHVKSENTELVAKMQMNGEDLQKEMARISEEKVELKSNCDKLTAEIDAVKSELSTVTASSEQLRADLSKLRSDKEFVDNLLQSKTSEYGELHIRFSTLSVDNENFQTELATADSKLQDLSTEFTALKTAHDALTSELLTASSEKEALSQKLTESTELCRTHSSDLDATKSMNISLEEELSTLKTEISHFKKTIESMENALNDSKNKETRLQSNIEEITKARDQVISELDTAKQTLCNIETAKSALEENHQRLLKDLETSKGSADVQTQALSGQVNSLQQQLEQAQAEKVQLSSQITSLQSDLEVEKQGHVDAQDQLTEAEQHRIKLDDEKNFLRTELIKLQEGLSLKEAELQELKTERANFSSKNEELEVAIKEKEIKINEIIKVSEEEKEKLSMELEKINNELKQVQMEKSTLSTDLNEENKTLKVEMELLRSTNVKTDSDSQVKIESLLKERDEVLSEKKKFEDDLKELTAQLKIRDEEHVALSADKNKVSTELEKTSKELSLANQKFLSLQEDMKRLNGDERSHSEHISILEEEKKNLSSEKEALWAKLSKMEKSTPSLEARENALKKEFAAERNSLQKSLDITTSLVEEKNKEMEACRNEITYLKGEQVMLASLKSSVTQLEAEKLKLSERLQRTENELAMSKPTQANVNTAASEPADGSQVDFLNKVIFDQQLKMETLHKRITELENMALNGDDELDDTYDEGEHKRPAPRLFCDICDVFDQHDTEDCPTQSMGSTEMDHGADHHYTRGQERAYCDDCEVFGHTSYTCMQVASNDAIKFGHWTENCEEQEMY, from the exons ATGTCTGAGAAACCTTCAGGTCTAAAAGCGCcatcaaaaatttcaaaactcgCCACCAAATCAT CGGGAATAAAGCCACCTAGCAGTTCCGCCAAATCTGCTTCTGCTCCTAGTGGCACACAAGAAGATGGAGATAACTTCATAATAG GTGATAGAGTTCTAGTGAGCGGGACAAAGCCGGGTCAAGTTTCGTTTCTCGGAGAGACACAATTTGCTCCGGGTCATTGGGCTGGCGTTGTGTTAGATTCACCGGTTGGCAAAAACGATGGGTGTGTTGGAGGCATTAGATATTTTCAG TGTGAGCCTCTACATGGTGTATTTGCTCGACCAAATAAATTGGTGAAAGCCAAAGACACACAAAAGAATGGCTCAG CTAAAACTCCTGAAAACAACAAACCAAGCGTTGCAAAACCAAAAACATCGACGACAAAAACACCGAAAGCCGTCGCATTAACAGCAGCAAACTTGAAAGCGGCCGGGGTTGGAGGAAGCGAGCGACCAAAATCAG GTATACGAAGTCCAGCTTCATCAATAAGAAGCCTCAAATTAGGCACAACAAGCAGCACCAGAGCTGCCCCTAAGACCGGTGCATCTGATATCAAAATCGGTGACAGAGTTGTGGTGGGCGAAACAAAGATAG GCGCTGTTCGTTTCATTGGCGAAACTGAGTTCGCTAAAGGATGTTGGGTTGGCATTGAATTGGATGAGCCTGTGGGAAAGAATGATGGATCTGTTGCTGGGAAGAG GTATTTCTCATGCACCTTAAATCATGGACTCTTTGCGCTAATTCACAAAGTTCAAAAAGTTGGATTTCCCGCCACAACTCCAA GTCGGACAAAAGCTGCCGTAGGCAGTGCCGTGAAGAAAAGACCCGGTGTGAGGTCACCAGGGAGTTCAAATGCATCTGTGAGCAGCATAAGCTCTATATCAAGCATAAGCAAAAGACCTGCCaag CTTCGAACTGAAGTGTCGTCCCGATACAAGCAAAAAACGGCTGCCACTGGGGTCCAGGCATTGCAAGAAGCACTTGAGGAAAAACAGCAACATGTTGAATCTCTGATGGCTGAGCGTGACATGGAACGAAATCAGATGATGGAAGTTAATCTCACAGCAGCAGAGAAGCACGCTCAGTTGTCTAAACTTCAGGAAGCTcacgaaaac TACATGAAAGAAAAAGAGCAGGAATTGGACTCGCTGCGAGCTCTCATCGAAGAAGCTGATCGGGATAAAGTTCAACTCAGCCAGGAGCTGGAAGAATCAAAGAGGAATGTGGAAGATCTTCAGTTTCAAGTAGAGGAAGGGCAGATTTGTAAAGATGATTTAGAG TCTGACCTGTTGCAATTGCGAGGCCGATACAAAGAGATGGGAAGCAGTCTTCATATTGAACGAAACAGGTCAACCAGCTTACAGACCAGCCTGGAAGAAACCAGG GCCTCAACAGTTGGCGATAAGTCGGAATTAGATGAACAACAACGAAGCCTTGAAGCAGCCAATGGAAAGATTGAAGAACTATCTTTACAGCTAAATGAAGCTCAGAAAGAGCAACCTAAG GTTTCCGAAGATGATTCCCGCGTCTTCGAGTTGGAGGAGCAACTCGTTGAAGCTCGAGCAGGCCTTGAAGAGCAGGAGGATGCGATTGATAAGATGAAAGCGAAGTTGAAGTCAATTGAGGAAGAGAAATTAGAATTACTCAACGCGGTTCAGGATTTG GAATCGAATGCGACGGATATGGATGAGTTAGCAAGAGCTAGTGAAGCTGGTGCTGAACAAATCAGAAAACTAGAGCAAGACCTTGAAGATGCAAGGCAAAAG TGTGATGGACTGAATTCCTCTAACGCACAGTTACAACAACAATTGGATGAGATTCTACAAAGTTCCGGTGACAGCAATGCTCAAGTGAAAAGCTTGAGTGAAACACTTCACGCCAAAGAAAG TAAAATTTTGGAGCTTCAGTCCCTTCTGCAAGAATCAGCATCTGCAATAAAGTCCTTAAAG AATGAAAATGACAAACATGTTTCGGATAGTAAATCTTCAGAGAGTAAAATCGATGAACTCCTGCAGAAGAACTTGGACTTTGAAGAGAAATACAAAATGTTGTTGTCCGAAAGAGATAACCGAGAAAATGAGCTCCTTGCATCTCTTCAGCAAGATAAAGAACAATTAACTAATTTGGAAAATGAAAAGAGGACATTTGAAGCAATGTGCGGCGAACTTGAAACAAAAGCGTCCgtttttgaaaatgaagtTACTGAG ATTAAGTCGAAAAGCACTGAAGCTGAAAATGAATGGAAATTAAGGTTCGATTCCCTCGAAAAGGAGAAAGATGAAGCCGTAAAACTTCAGTCCGGCAGTGAAGAGCAG ATTGTCAGGTTGAGTGAGCAATTGGCCGACTTGCACAAAAGCCACAACAACACGAAACAAATGCTTGAGAATATGAGTCAGCAGAGTGGACAGGAAACGCAACATCTGTTGGAACAATT AAACACTGCGCAAGAGGAGTTGACTGAAACTAATAGGAAACTCAAAGAATTGCAGCAGGAGAAAGACTTTGCGCAGAGG GGCTTAGCAGAGCTGGAAGGAATATGTTCAAGtatcaaagaagaaaaattgAAGTTGCACTCACAGTTGGAGGAGTCTGAAACAAAACTATCCCAGTTCAGTGAG TTGAAGGAGGATGAGATTAAAGAGCTAGAAGATGCTAAACTCATCCTGGATCACAACCTTGCTGATGCACTGGTTCGTCATAAGCAGGAAACTAATGACAAGGATCAACACATTGCTGAGCTGCGGAGAAGTTTAAGTATTGCTGAAGAGGATAAAACCGCTGCGTTTAAAGCTTCCGATGGTCTCCAAACTGCTCTGGACAACACCAAGGATAAAAATCAGAATCTTGAacatgacatcacaatgaagAACAATGATTTGCAGAATGTTACAAACtctttaaatgaatttgaaCAGAAATATGAACATCTTCAAAAGGAAAGTGAATCACTGACGAATCAAatacaaacattgaaacacAACTTGGACTCAGCACTGACATCGTGTGATGAACTTAGGAACAACAATTCAAGTTTGACACGAAACCTTGAAGAAATTCAAGCTCTGATCACAGAGAAGGACACGAATATTGCTGGGCTTGAAACTGACATTTCTGCTTTAAAAAAGAACAAGGATGAACAAACTGCAGAGATTATTAAGCTTAAAACATCTCTTGGCTCCTTGGAGAAGACAAAATCTGGTCTGCAGGATGACTTGGCAAGATACTCAGAATTGTCAAGTGAATCCGAAAACAAACTACAGGCAAGTCTTGAGCAAATAAAGCAGTTTTATGTGGAAGTGGACTCTTTAAAAGCAGAAAACGCTTCAAGGGAGGAAGAATCTTCCAAGAAGCTTGCAGAAGCTCACATTGAAATTTCAAACCTGAAACAAGATCTTCTTAAGGTTGAGGAGGAACACAGATCAAcagtgaaaaattttgaagaagCAACAGccaattgtgatgtcataaacggACAACTACAGGAACTCTCAGGAAGTTTGCATGAAAAGGAAGATCATCTTCATCGAATGAAAGTGGAGAGAGACCGGTTAAAGTCTCTCCTGACTGAGAGTGAGGAAAATTCAAAATCTGATGATGCGCAGAGGATGAAGGTCACAGATGAACTGGAACAAACAAAATCGTCACTGTCAGAAGCATCAAAG AAAGTGAACAGCCTGCAGACAACGCTTGATGATAGCGAGGTTGCTCGTAACTCACTCGAAGCATCTCTTGCACTAGTTGAAGCGAACTGTGCTGGCCTCAATTGCAAACTTGTTGAATCAAATGACGACGTTGAGGAGAAAGCCAAG ATCATTCAAGCATTGGAGAAGGAAAAAGATTTACTTACGATAGAATCAACAAAACTGAATGAAAGTCTGATTTCCTCCAGTGATAAAGTCGCTTCTCTTGTGGAAGAAAACTCAACAAAGGATGCAGAGTTGGTGAAGATAAAGGAGAATCTTCATGAAAAGAGCGAACAAGCTCACAATTTGCAGCAGCAGCTTGACCTAAAATCTAATGAACAGGAGAGACTAAATGAAAAG GTTGCTCACTTGAATGCTGACATGTCCTCAATGAGAGAGAAACTTGAAGCGTCTGTAGCGGAGAGTGAAGCGAGAAATCAGAGAGCTGTGGAGAGTGTAAACGCTCTTCGCAACATCGAGACGGAGAAGCGGACACTGGAGGAGAAATTGAAGAGCATCACTGAGCAGCAAGGAAGTGTTGAGCAG AAATCATTTCAatatttggacaaaatccaaaCTCTTGAAAAAGCCAACGGCCAACTTAGCTCCGATATTGAGTTACAAGTTGATGCTTACCAGAAATTACAAACTATTTTCGATGAAATTTTCAA TGAGAGAGACAAACTGCTGGCAAAATGCCGTGATTTGGAAACCACCCTTGATAACGCCCATCAGGAGAAGTTAAGTACTGAAACTTTGCATAGaaataaagttaaagaaaTGGAAGACCGTGAAAACGAGTTGCAGAacgaaataaaaaagaatgtGGAGGCTTTTGACACTTTAAAACAG AAATCTGAAGCGGATGAAAACACGTTGAAATTACAGATAGACGACATGGATTCCCTCATGAGCAAACTGAAGGATTCTGAACAACGTTGCACGGAACTGGGTGAAAATGTCTCAAAACACTTGCAAGATATCAGCAATTTGCAGAATGAAATTACAGGCCGTACTGAGCggcagcaaaaacaaaacgaaGAAATTCTTCACCTGAAAGAGATCTGTGAAGAAAAGTCTCGAACTGCAGAAAAACTGGACAAAGATTTAAGCGACAGAAATGAAGAATTCAAAGCCCTTGTCAATGAGAAAGAAAATCTTCAAACCAACCTGGATGGGTTGAAAACCATGTTGCAGGAGACACAAGTGAAGTTGGAATCCTacatgaaagaaaatgaaactttaaatcaaaatttgaaTCATGTCAAGTCCGAAAACACAGAACTCGTagcaaaaatgcaaatgaACGGAGAGGATCTGCAGAAAGAGATGGCTCGGATATCCGAAGAAAAAGTTGAACTGAAATCAAATTGTGACAAATTAACCGCAGAGATAGATGCCGTTAAATCCGAACTGAGTACGGTGACAGCGTCATCTGAGCAACTTCGAGCTGATTTAAGCAAACTCAGAAGTGATAAGGAATTTGTGGATAATTTGTTACAGAGTAAAACGTCCGAGTATGGTGAACTTCACATCAGGTTTTCCACTCTATCAGTTgacaatgaaaattttcagaCTGAATTAGCAACTGCCGACTCAAAATTGCAAGATTTATCGACCGAATTCACTGCCCTAAAAACTGCCCATGACGCACTTACCTCTGAACTACTTACTGCCTCTAGTGAGAAAGAAGCCCTTTCCCAAAAGTTAACCGAATCGACTGAATTATGTCGCACTCATTCATCCGACCTTGATGCTACAAAATCGATGAACATCTCGCTTGAAGAAGAATTATCAACattaaaaactgaaatttcacatttcaagAAAACTATTGAATCCATGGAAAATGCACTTAACGATAgcaaaaataaagaaacacGTTTGCAATCTAACATAGAAGAAATTACCAAAGCTCGAGACCAAGTGATCAGTGAACTTGACACTGCAAAGCAAACCTTGTGCAATATTGAAACTGCCAAATCAGCGTTAGAAGAAAATCATCAACGATTGTTGAAAGACTTGGAGACCTCCAAAGGATCTGCCGATGTTCAGACCCAGGCACTCAG TGGCCAAGTCAACTCCTTGCAGCAACAGCTGGAGCAAGCTCAAGCGGAAAAAGTCCAACTTTCTTCCCAGATAACATCCCTCCAGTCTGACCTTGAAGTGGAAAAGCAAGGTCATGTGGATGCTCAGGATCAGCTCACAGAAGCAGAACAACATCGCATCAAACTTGACGATGagaaaaattttcttcgaaCCGAACTTATCAAGCTTCAGGAAGGTCTCAGTTTGAAAGAAGCAGAATTGCAAGAATTGAAAACTGAGAGAGCAAATTTCTCTTCGAAGAATGAAGAGCTAGAAGTAGCCATAAAAGAAAAGGAGATAAA aataaatgaaattataaaagtaaGCGAAGAAGAAAAGGAAAAGCTATCGATGGaacttgaaaaaataaacaatgaattaAAACAG GTTCAAATGGAAAAGTCAACCTTGAGCACAGActtaaatgaagaaaataaaacactcAAAGTTGAGATGGAACTACTACGCTCTACCAATGTCAAG ACTGACTCCGACAGCCAAGTTAAGATCGAGAGTTTGTTAAAAGAGAGAGATGAGGTTTTGTcggaaaaaaagaaatttgaagATGACCTAAAAGAACTCACTGCTCAGTTGAAAATTAGAGACGAG GAGCATGTGGCCCTGTCTGCcgataaaaacaaagtttcaaCAGAATTGGAGAAGACTTCAAAAGAGCTTTCTCTTGCTAACCAG AAATTTCTGAGTCTGCAAGAAGACATGAAACGTCTCAATGGTGATGAAAGGTCACATTCAGAACACATCTCGATTTtggaagaagaaaagaaaaac cTCTCGTCTGAAAAAGAAGCACTGTGGGCAAAGTTGTCAAAGATGGAAAAAAG CACACCCAGTTTGGAAGCAAG AGAAAATGCTCTGAAGAAGGAATTTGCAGCCGAACGAAACTCTCTTCAAAAATCTTTGGACATTACGACCTCTTTGGTGGAAGAAAAGAACAAAGAAATGGAAGCTTGTAGAAATGag ATCACTTATTTGAAAGGTGAGCAGGTCATGCTGGCGAGTCTTAAATCGAGTGTCACCCAACTTGAGGCGGAGAAACTCAAGCTGAGTGAGAGACTTCAACGAACTGAAAATGAACTTGCTATGAGCAAACCAACTCAAG CAAA